A window of Scomber scombrus chromosome 23, fScoSco1.1, whole genome shotgun sequence contains these coding sequences:
- the b3gat3 gene encoding galactosylgalactosylxylosylprotein 3-beta-glucuronosyltransferase 3 has translation MATRMKLKLKTVFVLYFMVSLLGLIYALMQLGQRCDCTEHDLPKDRTISRLRGELHRLQEEMRKSEATKQPQKQPVKPTQPTIFVITPTYARLVQKAELTRLSQTFLHVPQLHWIVVEDSPHKTPLVSDLLVKSGLTYTHLHMPTAKDRKLQEGDPSWLKPRGVEQRNEGLRWLREDRRAQQGGYNQQGVVYFADDDNTYSLQIFEEMRSTQRVSVWPVGLVGGMKYERPVVEGGKVIRFHTGWRPSRPFPMDMAGFAVSLKLVLANPEACFDGDAPMGFLESSFLQGLVTMDELEPKADNCSKVLVWHTRTEKPKMKREDALQAQGLGSDPAVEV, from the exons ATGGCAACCAGGatgaagctgaagctgaagaCTGTGTTTGTGCTCTACTTCATGGTCTCCCTGTTGGGCCTCATCTATGCACTGATGCAGCTTG GTCAGCGCTGCGACTGCACAGAGCACGACCTGCCTAAAGACCGTACCATATCTCGGCTGCGGGGGGAGCTGCACCGCCTtcaggaggagatgaggaagtCGGAGGCAACTAAACAGCCCCAAAAACAGCCAGTCAAGCCCACCCAGCCCACCATCTTTGTCATCACCCCGACATACGCGAG GCTGGTGCAGAAGGCTGAGCTGACTCGTCTATCTCAGACCTTCCTCCATGTTCCTCAGCTTCACTGGATCGTGGTGGAGGACTCTCCACACAAGACGCCTCTGGTGTCAGACCTCCTGGTCAAGAGCGGCCtgacctacacacacctacacatgcCCACCGCCAAGGACCGCAAACTGCAGGAG GGTGACCCCAGCTGGCTGAAGCCTCGTGGAGTGGAGCAGAGGAACGAGGGTCTCCGGTGGCTCAGAGAAGACAGAAGGGCTCAGCAGGGGGGATACAACCAGCAGGGAGTGGTTTACTTCGCTGACGATGATAACACGTACAGCCTGCAGATATTTGAAGAG ATGAGGAGTACCCAGAGAGTGTCGGTGTGGCCAGTGGGGCTGGTTGGAGGGATGAAGTATGAGAGGCCTGTGGTGGAAGGAGGAAAG GTGATACGTTTTCATACTGGCTGGCGTCCCAGTCGCCCCTTTCCAATGGACATGGCTGGATTTGCTGTGTCTCTCAAACTGGTCCTGGCCAATCCAGAGGCTTGTTTTGATGGAGATGCACCAATGGGTTTCCTGGAAAGCAGCTTCCTTCAGGGATTGGTTACCATGGACGAACTGGAGCCCAAAGCGGACAACTGCTCTAAa gTGCTGGTGTGGCACACAAGGACAGAGAAACCCAAGATGAAGAGAGAGGACGCTCTGCAGGCTCAGGGACTGGGTTCAGATCCGGCTGTGGAGGTCTGa
- the naa40 gene encoding N-alpha-acetyltransferase 40, with protein sequence MGRKSNRAKEKKARRQEERAAMDAVCAKVDAANKLDDPLAAFPAFKKYDRNGLNLQIECKRVTTLNPLSVEWAFELTRANMQTLYEQSEWGWKEREKRDEMNDERAWYLLARDSDSAPVAFSHFRFDVECGEEVLYCYEVQLESRVRRKGLGKFLIQILQLIANSTQMKKVMLTVFKHNHGAYQFFREALQFEIDETSPSMSGCCGDDCSYEILSRRTKHGEASVGHTHGGGHCGGCCH encoded by the exons ATGGGG AGGAAGTCCAACCGAGCGAAGGAGAAGAAAGCCCGGCGTCAGGAGGAGAGGGCGGCTATGGACGCCGTCTGCGCCAAGGTGGACGCTGCCAATAAG CTTGATGACCCACTGGCTGCCTTCCCAGCCTTCAAAAAGTACGACAGAAATGG GCTGAACCTGCAGATAGAGTGCAAGAGAGTGACCACCCTCAACCCGCTGTCTGTGGAGTGGGCCTTCGAACTCACCAGAGCCAACATGCAGACACT GTACGAGCAGAGCGAGTGGGGGTGGAAggagagggaaaagagggaCGAGATGAACGACGAGAGGGCGTGGTACCTGCTGGCCCGCGACTCCGACTCTGCCCCTGTGGCCTTCTCTCACTTCCGATTTGACGTCGAGTGCGGGGAGGAGGTACTATATTG CTATGAGGTGCAGTTAGAGAGCAGAGTGAGGAGGAAAGGACTCGGCAAGTTCCTCATCCAGATACTACAGCTCATCGCTAACAG TACACAGATGAAGAAAGTGATGCTGACAGTTTTTAAACACAACCACGGGGCTTATCAGTTCTTCAGAGAAGCTTTACA GTTCGAGATCGACGAGACCTCGCCGAGCATGTCCGGTTGCTGTGGCGACGACTGCTCTTACGAGATCCTGAGCCGGCGGACCAAACACGGCGAGGCCTCGGTGGGACACACCCACGGGGGCGGGCACTGCGGGGGCTGCTGCCACTGA
- the rcor2 gene encoding REST corepressor 2 produces MPSVMERSGAGVLSRSRAKTVTNGNSQPHSEEESSDEEHAHDSMIRVGGDYQAQIPEFKPDSPTRYNEKDQRSMLVWCPSSQLSDAMLDEYIFMAKEKHGYNMEQALGMLLWHKHDVERSLADLANFTPFPDEWTVEDKVLFEQAFSFHGKSFHRIQQMLPDKLISSLVKYYYSWKKTRTRTSVMDRQARRLVSKREKDESNEDVEEADPGSDSDFEVDAKKEAMKQNPSSTASDKVIPGRSGPVKKESIGAQYRHHPLRARRRPPKGMYLEQGDITSLSVSHDSGVMTIRQLDTHLVSLKRQVQSIKQNNSSVKQSLNDGVDTFKPSEPAPKMNSRWTTEEQLLAVQAIRRYGKDFSAIAEVIGTKTPAQVSSFFVSYRRRFNLDEVLREWAAEQVATSRDQRDPRRSSEEMAAATDGGAEEDEVKMEDSPSDAASSSSPPSSTQTPSSLSQPPPLLRPAPPSAPPSLLRQPPPLQTRPLQNRAPHNHPPPPLIRPAVTSSSSSSSSGGSSLRASPPSSSSTAGQMPPSLVGLKVEQPNSH; encoded by the exons ATGCCCTCAGTGATGGAGCGCTCGGGGGCCGGGGTCCTGTCCAGGAGCAGAGCCAAGACCGTAACCAACGGCAACAGCCAACCGCACTCTGAGGAGGAGAGCAGTGATGAAGAGCACGCTCAcg acAGTATGATCAGAGTGGGAGGAGACTACCAGGCCCAGATCCCCGAGTTCAAACCAG ACAGTCCGACCCGCTACAATGAGAAGGACCAGAGGAGCATGTTGGTCTGGTGTCCCAGCAGTCAGCTCTCTGATGCGATGT tGGATGAGTACATCTTTATGGCTAAAGAGAAACATGGCTACAACATGGAGCAg GCGCTCGGCATGCTGCTGTGGCACAAACACGACGTGGAGCGGTCGCTGGCCGACCTCGCTAACTTCACCCCCTTCCCAGACGAGTGGACGGTGGAGGATAAAGTGCTGTTTGAACAGGCCTTCAGCTTCCACGGGAAAAGCTTTCACCGCATCCAGCAGATG CTTCCAGACAAGCTGATCTCCAGTCTGGTGAAGTACTACTACAGCTGGAAGAAAACCAGGACCAGGACTTCAGTCATGGACCGACAAGCCAGGAGGCTGgtcagcaagagagagaaagatgagag TAATGAAGACGTAGAGGAAGCAGACCCCGGCAGTGACAGCGACTTTGAGGTTGATGCCAAGAAAGAGGCGA TGAAACAGAACCCCAGCAGCACCGCCTCCGACAAGGTGATCCCCGGCCGCTCGGGCCCGGTGAAGAAGGAGAGCATCGGTGCTCAGTACCGCCACCACCCGCTCCGAGCCCGCCGCAGGCCGCCTAAAGGCATGTACCTGGAGCAGGGAGACATCACGTCCCTGTCGGTCTCCCACGACTCCGGAGTGATGACAATAAGACAGCTGGACACACATCTGGTGTCACTCAAGAGACAG gTCCAGTCTATTAAACAGAACAACAGTAGTGTGAAACAGAGCCTAAATGATGGTGTCGACACTTTCAAACCTTCTGAG CCTGCCCCTAAGATGAACTCTCGCTGGACCACAGAGGAGCAGCTCCTGGCTGTGCAGG CTATCCGTCGCTACGGTAAAGACTTTTCAGCCATCGCCGAGGTGATAGGGACCAAGACGCCGGCTCAG GTCAGTTCGTTCTTCGTGAGCTACCGGCGCCGCTTCAACCTGGACGAGGTTCTGAGGGAGTGGGCGGCCGAGCAGGTGGCCACCAGCCGAGACCAGAGAGACCCCAGGAGGAGCAGCGAGGAGATGGCAGCAGCCACAGACGGAGGCGCGGAGGAGGACGAG GTCAAAATGGAAGACTCCCCCTCAGACGCCGCCAGCAgctcctctcccccctcctccacccagACCCCCTCTTCCCTTTCCCAGCCTCCTCCGCTGCTGCGCCCGGCGCCTCCCTCAGCCCCCCCCAGCCTCCTGCGCCAGCCTCCTCCGCTGCAGACTCGTCCGCTCCAGAACCGGGCGCCCCACAaccaccctccacccccactCATCCGGCCTGCAgtgacctcctcctcctcttcctcctcctccgggGGCTCCAGCCTCAGGGCTTCTCCTCCAAGCTCCTCCTCCACTGCAGGGCAGATGCCTCCGTCACTGGTGGGGCTCAAAGTAGAGCAGCCCAACTcgcactga